The genomic stretch GTGGGAGTGTTATATATTTTGAACTGGTAGGTCGTTTTCTCACACAGCGGGCTATAAAGTTTGAGCACATGCAACAAGTTATGGCATCAGTTTGGCAACCTGTTATGGGTGTCCGGATTGTGTCTCTTGAAGACAATCTTTTTGTGTTTCAATTCCCCCATAGACGTGATATGCAGAGAGTCATTGACGAAGGACCGTGGTCTTTCGAGAATAACACGTTGTTTTGCAAACTTGTTCCTCCTAGTGTGAGACCTGAAGCAGTTGTCCTGGATTCCATTGATTATTGGGTCCAGATTCACGATCTGCCTACTATGTTCACTAGTGCGGAGTTCATCGAGCAGATCGGGAATTATGTGGGTGTTTTCAAATTTGCTGATCCAAATAATTTTGGTGGAACGTGGAGAAGCTTTATTCGCGTAAGGGTTTCTCTGCATTTGTCTGAGCCTTTAAAGCGTAGAATGAAATTACGCATGCGTGATGGTACCTTCCAGTGGATCTTGTTTAAGTATGAACGACTGACAACTTTTTGCTTTTGTTGCGGATTGATTGGGCATTCTGAACGTTTCTGTCGAAAGGTTTATGAGCAAGGAATTGAGCCTAAGGATTACCCGTATGGAGCATGGCTGCGGGCAGGAGTTCGTCGGCCTCCTAAGCCGGTTGGGGCTAAGTGGCTTCTTGCGGATTTGCCGAATACGCCTTCATGTGTGCCATCCACCCCTGCGATTCCCTCTAGTCAGTCTGGTCAGGTTGAGGAAGGGGTTCTGTTGCATGGTGATCTTAAACGCAGGAGAGAGGGTGACTGCGAAGAAGCTCAGTCGGTTGCTAATGATGTGAGAATGGAAGACATTTCAAAAAACTTGGTTTTGGCGGGTCCGGTGGTCCAGACCCGCCCATCCATATGAGCACATTAAGTTGGAACTGTCGAGGTTTGGGTGGCCCTCGGACAGTTCGTGAATTACTGGGCTTCGTGTCCAGTCAGCGACCCAACTTCGTTTTCTTAATGGAGACGAAGGCGCGTTCGATGCAGCTAGAACGTTTACGAGTTCGTATGGGTTTTGAAGGTTTGTTCAGTGTTGATAGGGTTGGCTTGGGTGGTGGCTTGGCTCTATTATGGCGTGAATCTGGAATGGCCACTCTTCTTAGTTATTCTGATAACTATATTGATGTTATTGTTACGATGGAAGGTGAATCACCATGGCGTCTCACTTGCTTTTATGGATTCCCGGAGAGAGCTCGCAGGCATCAGGCTTGGACATTGCTTCGTGACCTCAAATCCCACTCCAACCTTCCATGGGTTGTTATTGGTGATTTTAACGACATCGCTAGCCATAGTGAAAAAAGAGGGCACATTTCTCATCCTGACAACCTCATCCGGGGCTTTAATGATACTCTTCAGGATTGTGCTTTATTTGATCTTGGAATGCAAGGTCATAAGTTCACTTGGGAGAGAGGTCGTGGCTCCGAACATTGGGTGGAGGAGCAACTTGATAGAGCGGTCGCATCATCTGAATGGAGAGAGTTATACGGTAACGCTAAGGTTCTTAATATTCTTGCAACTTCTTCAGATCATAGTGCCATTTTTTTGGATTTGAAGGGCAGACCAGTTCGTCGAGTGGGAAGAAGATTCAAATTTGAGTCAGCCTGGTTGTTAGATGCTCAATGTAGGGATGTGGTTGAGGCTTCATGGCGTCAATCATTCACTCTTGATTTCCCTTGTCGTATTCATGCATGCAGCCAAGACCTTCGGCGCTGGGGCAGTGAACATTTTTGCAACTTTGGACGCAAGGTGCATGCTTTGAGGTCACGACTAGAATCTCTTAGAAACAGCCGGTCTGCCAATGATATTCGTTCTTTCAAGGAATTTGACCAGGAGCTCAGGCTGTTACTTGCTCAAGAAGAGGTCTATTGGAGACAGCGTTCAAAACAGCTGTGGCTCAAGGAAGGCGACTTAAATACGAAATTTTTCCATCGATTTGCCAGTCATAGAAAGAAAATTAATTCATTGCAGTCCATTAAGAACTCAGNTCTCCTGCTTTTTATCAGTCTTTCTGGCCGATTGTTGGAGCTGATCTCACCAGTTTTGTTACTTCATGTTTTGCTAACTGTGCCTTGCCCCCGGGCTTAAATGATACCAACGTGGTGTTAATCCCGAAAAAGAAAGTTCCCGAGCGTACATCGGATTTGCGTCCAATTGCCCTTTGTAACGTTGCATACAAGGTGTTAGCAAAGGTCATAGCAAACCGTTTGAAGGAGGTTCTTCATCTTATTATCTCACAATCCCAAAGTGCCTTTGTGCCTGACAGATTAATAACAGACAACATTATTGTAGCCGGGGAAATTGGTCACTACCTGAAAAGGAAACGCGCAGGAAATATTGGATGGGCAGCCCTAAAAGTTGATATGGCAAAAGCATATGACAGAATGGAGTGGGGCTTTCTCGAGGGTACGTTACGTGCTTTGGGCTTTGCCAGGGATTGGATTGACCTTATTAGATTGTGTGTGACATCGGTCAAGTATGAGattttggtcaatggagaaacAGTGGGATCAGTGCTACCTTCCAGAGGCATTCGACAAGGGGACCCGTTGTCACCTTATATATTTATCATATGTGCTGAGGGTCTGTCCTTGATTCTACAGCAGCAGGAGGCTAGCGGGAAAATTCACGGCATAAGAGTGGTTCGGGGGGCACCCTCGGTATCACATCTTTTCTTCGCCGACGATAGTCTGTTGTTTTTTCGAGCAACTGATAGTGAGGTTCATGAAATCAAGAGTTGTTTGGATCTCTATAGCAGTGCCTCAGGCCAGTTGGTTAATTATGATAAATCAAGCATCACTTTCAGTGCTAATACTGAGCAGAATATGTGCAGACATGTAGCAAGTGTTTTGGGTGTGCGTCAATCTGTAGACTTTGGGCGTTATCTGGGACTCCCATCGTTTATAGGTCGCAATAAGACTGCAGTTTTTAGATATGTTGAGCAAAGAATGAGGGACCGAATAAACTCTTGGCAGAAACAGTTTTTAAACAAGGCTGGGAAGGAAGTGTTACTAAAGTCTGTTGGTCAATCAATGCCTATTTTCACAATGTCGGTCTTCCTCCTCCTTATTGGTGTGTGTGACTCCATTGAGAAAATGATGAATAGGTTCTGGTGGAACAAGGGTAAAGGAGCTGCGAGAGGTTTGCATTGGCTAAGTTGGTCCAGGTTGGCAACTCCGAAATCTAGTGGCGGTATTGGTTTCAAAAAGATTCATGAGTTCAATATTGCTTTACTTGCGAAACAAGGCTGGCGATTACTGGTTAACCCTCAATCTCTTGTTAGCAGGATTCTAAAAGCTAAATACTTTCCAAATGTGAATTTTCTTGAAGCAACTCTAGGCAACAATCCTAGTTATATATGGCGGAGCATACTTTCTGGGCAGGAGGTGTTGCGTGAGGGGGTTGCTCGTCGTGTTGGTAATGGGAAGGACACGCCAGTATGGGGCTGCCCTTGGCTGTTGGATAATGTTGATCCTTATGTGACGACTGCCTGCATTAACGAGCTGCGTGATGCCCGTGTTCATAATCTTCTGGATAGTAATGGATGCTGGGACTATGAGCTACTTCATGATATTTTTGATGTTGAGGACATTCCCAGAATCGTGAATACTCCGGTGTCACCTGCGCATCCTGATGCTTGGTACTGGAAAGGTGATCTCAAAGGCCAGTATACTATCAAGCATGGCTACAAATTGTTGGTTCGCAATACTCTTGATCAGGACAGTGGGTTTGGCTTTCGGGAGTGGAGAAAATTATGGAGTAGTAAAATCCCACCAAAGGTGGAGTGGAGAAAATTATGGAGTAGTAAAATCCCACCAAAGGTGCGTAATTTTTTATGGCGTtgtgttaaaaatattttacctGTGCGAGAAGTGTTACGTACTAAGGGTGTTGTGGTCAGTGGGGGTTGTCCGTTATGCCCGTCAAATTTTGAGACTGTCAACCATATTTTTCCGTTATGCCCGTCAAATTTTGAGACTGTCAACCATATTTTTTGTGAGTGTCCTATTGCTAGTCAGCTTTGGAGTGGGTTTGATCTTTTTGATGGGGTACTGTTTGTAGATTTTGTGTCGCGTGTGCTAAATGCGGCAGACATAACCATGACTATTTTTATGGCCTCCAGATTATGGGCAATATGTACCACCCGTAATGAGATTATATGGAATGCATATCAATTGGATTTTATGGCCCTTAGAAGACTTGCTGATGACTATGCTAGTGAGTGGCAACAAGCTATTTTGACTACTCCCTCACCTGTGACTAATTTTGCAGATCCTACACCATTATGGAATCCGCCACCTTTTGGTTTTTTAAAGTGCAACATTGATGCTGCTCTACATGCCGACTCTGTGGGCTTTGGGGCGGTGATTCGGAACCATGAAGGGAATTTTGTTGCGGCTTACGGGGGTCATCTCCAATGTCCTCGGGATCCATATGTTGCCGAGTCCATGGCTGTGAAGGAAGCACTTACCTGGATTAAGAGTcgttatttaaataatgtgaTTGTTGAGTCTGACTGTTTAAATTTTTGCTCTAGTTTTAATTCTGTTAGTCAGGACTTTTCCTATGTTGGTCTTATCGTAAAGCAATGTCGGTTAATTGCTAATGACATCGGGAACATTGTTGTTCGCCATGTCAAGAGGTCAGCGAATCATATAGCTCATGTGCTTG from Ipomoea triloba cultivar NCNSP0323 chromosome 12, ASM357664v1 encodes the following:
- the LOC115998903 gene encoding uncharacterized protein LOC115998903, encoding MDVGALELSCAVLSLDEEDAGGLDAPITDQASGSVIYFELVGRFLTQRAIKFEHMQQVMASVWQPVMGVRIVSLEDNLFVFQFPHRRDMQRVIDEGPWSFENNTLFCKLVPPSVRPEAVVLDSIDYWVQIHDLPTMFTSAEFIEQIGNYVGVFKFADPNNFGGTWRSFIRVRVSLHLSEPLKRRMKLRMRDGTFQWILFKYERLTTFCFCCGLIGHSERFCRKVYEQGIEPKDYPYGAWLRAGVRRPPKPVGAKWLLADLPNTPSCVPSTPAIPSSQSGQVEEGVLLHGDLKRRREGDCEEAQSVANDVRMEDISKNLVLAGPVVQTRPSI
- the LOC115998904 gene encoding uncharacterized protein LOC115998904, with protein sequence METKARSMQLERLRVRMGFEGLFSVDRVGLGGGLALLWRESGMATLLSYSDNYIDVIVTMEGESPWRLTCFYGFPERARRHQAWTLLRDLKSHSNLPWVVIGDFNDIASHSEKRGHISHPDNLIRGFNDTLQDCALFDLGMQGHKFTWERGRGSEHWVEEQLDRAVASSEWRELYGNAKVLNILATSSDHSAIFLDLKGRPVRRVGRRFKFESAWLLDAQCRDVVEASWRQSFTLDFPCRIHACSQDLRRWGSEHFCNFGRKVHALRSRLESLRNSRSANDIRSFKEFDQELRLLLAQEESFWPIVGADLTSFVTSCFANCALPPGLNDTNVVLIPKKKVPERTSDLRPIALCNVAYKVLAKVIANRLKEVLHLIISQSQSAFVPDRLITDNIIVAGEIGHYLKRKRAGNIGWAALKVDMAKAYDRMEWGFLEGTLRALGFARDWIDLIRLCVTSVKYEILVNGETVGSVLPSRGIRQGDPLSPYIFIICAEGLSLILQQQEASGKIHGIRVVRGAPSVSHLFFADDSLLFFRATDSEVHEIKSCLDLYSSASGQLVNYDKSSITFSANTEQNMCRHVASVLGVRQSVDFGRYLGLPSFIGRNKTAVFRYVEQRMRDRINSWQKQFLNKAGKEVLLKSVGQSMPIFTMSVFLLLIGVCDSIEKMMNRFWWNKGKGAARGLHWLSWSRLATPKSSGGIGFKKIHEFNIALLAKQGWRLLVNPQSLVSRILKAKYFPNVNFLEATLGNNPSYIWRSILSGQEVLREGVARRVGNGKDTPVWGCPWLLDNVDPYVTTACINELRDARVHNLLDSNGCWDYELLHDIFDVEDIPRIVNTPVSPAHPDAWYWKGDLKGQYTIKHGYKLLVRNTLDQDSGFGFREWRKLWSSKIPPKVEWRKLWSSKIPPKVRNFLWRCVKNILPVREVLRTKGVVVSGGCPLCPSNFETVNHIFPLCPSNFETVNHIFCECPIASQLWSGFDLFDGVLFVDFVSRVLNAADITMTIFMASRLWAICTTRNEIIWNAYQLDFMALRRLADDYASEWQQAILTTPSPVTNFADPTPLWNPPPFGFLKCNIDAALHADSVGFGAVIRNHEGNFVAAYGGHLQCPRDPYVAESMAVKEALTWIKSRYLNNVIVESDCLNFCSSFNSVSQDFSYVGLIVKQCRLIANDIGNIVVRHVKRSANHIAHVLARATGSSSVLGFWDVIPPDCISIYFDDLI